A window of Vigna unguiculata cultivar IT97K-499-35 chromosome 4, ASM411807v1, whole genome shotgun sequence contains these coding sequences:
- the LOC114182172 gene encoding uncharacterized protein LOC114182172, with protein sequence MGNSPSGPRLLVNGNYSSYDIKLGKADTISVTKDEEFYDGNSSWALVYNIDGLLCKLSIDKSTRDNTLFINVMEYCGRIFITVKNEKEAGLVCRITPQFAPWYLAKHSTKHGQSSRGDIRTCTLPYAYGTRKGLLITQKKKKSHEEGGYMVTIAHYYVNTASDGDKGASELDLGFSVVMKIGLNNGRLDFNVDGPVEHPSSALLYMIEEVVRTGTWNPSACPHCKNIQSQRRRWLSESEDSDAPFPAPPRYGGSQNTANMGRFNGDANGSMIRAKEVKFSNENYFGKWWK encoded by the coding sequence ATGGGGAATAGTCCTAGCGGGCCTCGTCTTCTGGTGAATGGAAACTATTCTTCTTACGACATTAAACTGGGAAAAGCGGATACCATTAGCGTGACAAAAGATGAAGAGTTTTATGACGGGAATTCATCTTGGGCACTCGTGTACAACATAGACGGACTGTTATGTAAACTTTCCATAGACAAAAGCACCCGTGATAATACATTATTCATCAATGTAATGGAATATTGTGGACGTATTTTCATAAcagtgaaaaatgaaaaagaagctGGTCTTGTTTGCCGAATAACTCCACAGTTCGCCCCGTGGTATTTGGCCAAACATTCGACAAAACATGGTCAATCATCGAGGGGCGACATACGAACGTGCACTTTGCCATATGCGTATGGAACAAGGAAAGGTCTTCTTATTacgcagaaaaagaagaagagccATGAAGAAGGAGGGTACATGGTAACCATAGCACACTATTACGTGAATACTGCTAGTGATGGAGATAAGGGTGCAAGTGAACTGGATTTGGGTTTTTCAGTTGTGATGAAGATTGGATTGAATAATGGGCGATTAGATTTTAATGTAGATGGCCCTGTGGAACACCCTTCTTCGGCATTACTTTACATGATCGAAGAAGTGGTTAGAACAGGGACGTGGAACCCTTCTGCATGCCCTCATTGCAAGAATATCCAATCGCAGCGCCGTAGATGGCTGTCTGAGAGTGAAGACAGCGACGCCCCTTTTCCGGCACCGCCACGTTATGGAGGCTCACAAAACACAGCAAATATGGGACGCTTCAATGGGGATGCTAACGGTAGTATGATTCGAGCAAAGGAAGTTAAGTTTTCGAATGAAAATTACTTTGGGAAATGGTGGAAATGA